A genomic stretch from Astatotilapia calliptera chromosome 4, fAstCal1.2, whole genome shotgun sequence includes:
- the LOC113021414 gene encoding vesicle-fusing ATPase isoform X1, with product MATRVVIFFKTMQAARCPTDELSLTNCAVVSEKDLQSGQHVSVKTTPNHKFVFTVKTHHTVAAGSIAFSLPQRKWAGLSIGQEVEVANYNFDKSKQCIGAMTIEIDFLQKKSTDSSPYDSDKMAAEFIQQFNNQAFSVTQQLVFSFCDKLFGLVVKDIEAMDASILKGEPASGKKPQKIDVGLMVGNSQVIFEKAENSSLTLVGKAKTKEARQTIINPDWNFEKMGIGGLDKEFSDIFRRAFASRVFPPDIVEQMGCKHVKGIMLFGPPGCGKTLMARQIGKMLNAREPKVVNGPEILNKYVGESEANIRKLFAEAEEEQKRLGANSGLHIIIFDELDAICKQRGTGASSTGVHDTVVNQLLSKIDGVEQLNNILVIGMTNRPDLIDDALMRPGRFEVKMEIGLPDEKGRVQILNIHTNKMRSFNLLASDVNVKELAAETKNYSGAELEGLVRAAQSTAMNRHIKATSTVEVDMERAEKLQVTRDDFMGSLNNDIKPAFGTNQEDYSSYIMNGIIKWGDPVTHVLDDGELLVQQTKNSDRTPLVAVLLEGPPHSGKTALAAKIAEDSQFPFIKICSPDKMIGHSEISKCQAIKKVFDDAYKSQLSCVVVDDIERLLDYVPIGPRFSNLVLQALLVLLKKAPPKGRKLLIIGTTSRKDVLQEMEMLDAFSTTIHIPNISTGDQLIDALELLGSFTDKERASIAHQLKGKRVWIGIKKLLVLIEMSMQMDPDYRVTKFLSLLRDEGALNEGDQIRI from the exons ACATGTGAGTGTGAAGACCACACCCAACCACAAGTTTGTGTTTACAGTCAAGACCCACCACACTGTGGCTGCAGGAAGCATCGCCTTCAGCCTGCCACAg AGGAAATGGGCTGGTCTCTCCATAGGTCAGGAGGTGGAAG TGGCCAACTACAATTTTGACAAGTCCAAGCAGTGCATTGGCGCCATGACAATCGAAATCGACTTCCTGCAGAAGAAGAGTACTGACTCCTCTCCCTACGACTCAGACAAGATGGCCGCCGAGTTCATCCAGCAGTTCAACAACCAGGCCTTCTCTGTCACCCAGCAG CTAGTGTTTAGTTTCTGTGACAAGCTGTTTGGCTTGGTGGTAAAGGATATTGAGGCCATGGATGCCAGCATCCTCAAAGGAGAACCAGCGTCTGGAAAGAAACCGCAAAAG ATCGACGTCGGTCTGATGGTCGGCAACAGCCAGGTGATTTTTGAGAAGGCTGAGAATTCATCCCTCACACTAGTCG GCAAGGCAAAGACCAAGGAGGCACGACAGACAATCATCAACCCAGACTGGAACTTTGAAAAGATGGGAATTGGTGGCCTGGACAAGGAATTCTCAGACATTTTCCGCAGAGCCTTTGCCTCCCGAGTCTTTCCCCCTGACATTGTGGAGCAGATGG GCTGCAAGCACGTGAAGGGCATCATGCTGTTTGGACCACCAGGATGTGGCAAAACGCTGATGGCCAGGCAGATTGGCAAGATGCTCAATGCCCGCGAGCCGAAGGTCGTCAACGGCCCAGAGATCCTGAACAAGTACGTGGGAGAGTCTGAGGCTAACATCCGCAAACTGTTCGCCGAGGCTGAGGAGGAACAGAAGAGG CTGGGCGCTAACAGTGGCCTTCACATCATTATCTTTGACGAGCTGGACGCCATCTGCAAGCAGAGAGGAACGGGCGCCAGCAGCACAGGCGTGCACGACACTGTTGTCAACCAGCTTCTGTCCAAGATTGACGGCGTGGAGCAGCTTAACAACATCTTGGTCATTG GTATGACCAACAGGCCTGACTTGATAGATGACGCCCTGATGAGACCCGGCAGGTTTGAGGTGAAAATGGAAATCG GTCTTCCTGATGAAAAGGGACGCGTCCAGATCCTAAACATCCACACCAACAAGATGCGAAGCTTCAACCTTCTCGCTTCCGACGTCAACGTCAAGGAACTGGCAGCAGAAACTAAGAACTACAGCGGTGCAGAGCTGGAGGGTCTGGTCAGGGCTGCGCAGTCAACCGCCATGAACCGGCATATCAAG GCTACCTCTACAGTTGAGGTGGACATGGAAAGGGCAGAGAAGCTGCAGGTCACCAGAGATGACTTCATGGGATCCCTCAACAATGACATCAAACCA GCATTTGGTACCAACCAGGAGGACTACTCCAGCTACATCATGAATGGCATCATAAAATGGGGCGACCCAGTCACTCATGTTCTGGATGATGGAGAGCTGCTGGTACAGCAGACCAAGAACAGTGATCGCACACCACTTGTTGCTGTTTTACTGGAGG GCCCACCCCACAGTGGAAAGACAGCCCTGGCAGCTAAGATTGCAGAGGACTCACAGTTCCCCTTCATTAAGATTTGCTCTCCAGACAAGATGATTGGACACTCAGAGATCTCCAAGTGCCAGGCAATCAAAAAG GTCTTTGATGATGCTTATAAGTCTCAGCTGAGCTGTGTTGTGGTGGATGACATTGAGCGTTTGCTGGACTATGTGCCCATCGGTCCACGTTTCTCAAATCTGGTCCTTCAAGCTCTGCTGGTGCTACTCAAGAAAGCTCCACCcaag GGCCGGAAGCTGCTCATCATCGGCACCACCAGCAGGAAGGACGTCCTACAGGAGATGGAGATGTTAGATGCTTTTAGCACCACCATCCATATCCCCAACATCTCTACTGGGGACCAGCTAATCGATGCCTTAGAG CTACTGGGAAGCTTCACAGACAAAGAGCGGGCCAGCATCGCACATCAACTCAAAGGAAAGCGGGTCTGGATAGGTATTAAGAAACTCCTCGTGCTCATCGAGATGTCAATGCAG ATGGATCCAGATTACAGAGTGACCAAATTCTTGTCTCTGCTTAGAGACGAGGGGGC GTTGAATGAAGGTGACCAAATCCGAATATAA
- the LOC113021414 gene encoding vesicle-fusing ATPase isoform X2 encodes MATRVVIFFKTMQAARCPTDELSLTNCAVVSEKDLQSGQHVSVKTTPNHKFVFTVKTHHTVAAGSIAFSLPQRKWAGLSIGQEVEVANYNFDKSKQCIGAMTIEIDFLQKKSTDSSPYDSDKMAAEFIQQFNNQAFSVTQQLVFSFCDKLFGLVVKDIEAMDASILKGEPASGKKPQKIDVGLMVGNSQVIFEKAENSSLTLVGKAKTKEARQTIINPDWNFEKMGIGGLDKEFSDIFRRAFASRVFPPDIVEQMGCKHVKGIMLFGPPGCGKTLMARQIGKMLNAREPKVVNGPEILNKYVGESEANIRKLFAEAEEEQKRLGANSGLHIIIFDELDAICKQRGTGASSTGVHDTVVNQLLSKIDGVEQLNNILVIGMTNRPDLIDDALMRPGRFEVKMEIGLPDEKGRVQILNIHTNKMRSFNLLASDVNVKELAAETKNYSGAELEGLVRAAQSTAMNRHIKATSTVEVDMERAEKLQVTRDDFMGSLNNDIKPAFGTNQEDYSSYIMNGIIKWGDPVTHVLDDGELLVQQTKNSDRTPLVAVLLEGPPHSGKTALAAKIAEDSQFPFIKICSPDKMIGHSEISKCQAIKKVFDDAYKSQLSCVVVDDIERLLDYVPIGPRFSNLVLQALLVLLKKAPPKGRKLLIIGTTSRKDVLQEMEMLDAFSTTIHIPNISTGDQLIDALELLGSFTDKERASIAHQLKGKRVWIGIKKLLVLIEMSMQMDPDYRVTKFLSLLRDEGADRSFYE; translated from the exons ACATGTGAGTGTGAAGACCACACCCAACCACAAGTTTGTGTTTACAGTCAAGACCCACCACACTGTGGCTGCAGGAAGCATCGCCTTCAGCCTGCCACAg AGGAAATGGGCTGGTCTCTCCATAGGTCAGGAGGTGGAAG TGGCCAACTACAATTTTGACAAGTCCAAGCAGTGCATTGGCGCCATGACAATCGAAATCGACTTCCTGCAGAAGAAGAGTACTGACTCCTCTCCCTACGACTCAGACAAGATGGCCGCCGAGTTCATCCAGCAGTTCAACAACCAGGCCTTCTCTGTCACCCAGCAG CTAGTGTTTAGTTTCTGTGACAAGCTGTTTGGCTTGGTGGTAAAGGATATTGAGGCCATGGATGCCAGCATCCTCAAAGGAGAACCAGCGTCTGGAAAGAAACCGCAAAAG ATCGACGTCGGTCTGATGGTCGGCAACAGCCAGGTGATTTTTGAGAAGGCTGAGAATTCATCCCTCACACTAGTCG GCAAGGCAAAGACCAAGGAGGCACGACAGACAATCATCAACCCAGACTGGAACTTTGAAAAGATGGGAATTGGTGGCCTGGACAAGGAATTCTCAGACATTTTCCGCAGAGCCTTTGCCTCCCGAGTCTTTCCCCCTGACATTGTGGAGCAGATGG GCTGCAAGCACGTGAAGGGCATCATGCTGTTTGGACCACCAGGATGTGGCAAAACGCTGATGGCCAGGCAGATTGGCAAGATGCTCAATGCCCGCGAGCCGAAGGTCGTCAACGGCCCAGAGATCCTGAACAAGTACGTGGGAGAGTCTGAGGCTAACATCCGCAAACTGTTCGCCGAGGCTGAGGAGGAACAGAAGAGG CTGGGCGCTAACAGTGGCCTTCACATCATTATCTTTGACGAGCTGGACGCCATCTGCAAGCAGAGAGGAACGGGCGCCAGCAGCACAGGCGTGCACGACACTGTTGTCAACCAGCTTCTGTCCAAGATTGACGGCGTGGAGCAGCTTAACAACATCTTGGTCATTG GTATGACCAACAGGCCTGACTTGATAGATGACGCCCTGATGAGACCCGGCAGGTTTGAGGTGAAAATGGAAATCG GTCTTCCTGATGAAAAGGGACGCGTCCAGATCCTAAACATCCACACCAACAAGATGCGAAGCTTCAACCTTCTCGCTTCCGACGTCAACGTCAAGGAACTGGCAGCAGAAACTAAGAACTACAGCGGTGCAGAGCTGGAGGGTCTGGTCAGGGCTGCGCAGTCAACCGCCATGAACCGGCATATCAAG GCTACCTCTACAGTTGAGGTGGACATGGAAAGGGCAGAGAAGCTGCAGGTCACCAGAGATGACTTCATGGGATCCCTCAACAATGACATCAAACCA GCATTTGGTACCAACCAGGAGGACTACTCCAGCTACATCATGAATGGCATCATAAAATGGGGCGACCCAGTCACTCATGTTCTGGATGATGGAGAGCTGCTGGTACAGCAGACCAAGAACAGTGATCGCACACCACTTGTTGCTGTTTTACTGGAGG GCCCACCCCACAGTGGAAAGACAGCCCTGGCAGCTAAGATTGCAGAGGACTCACAGTTCCCCTTCATTAAGATTTGCTCTCCAGACAAGATGATTGGACACTCAGAGATCTCCAAGTGCCAGGCAATCAAAAAG GTCTTTGATGATGCTTATAAGTCTCAGCTGAGCTGTGTTGTGGTGGATGACATTGAGCGTTTGCTGGACTATGTGCCCATCGGTCCACGTTTCTCAAATCTGGTCCTTCAAGCTCTGCTGGTGCTACTCAAGAAAGCTCCACCcaag GGCCGGAAGCTGCTCATCATCGGCACCACCAGCAGGAAGGACGTCCTACAGGAGATGGAGATGTTAGATGCTTTTAGCACCACCATCCATATCCCCAACATCTCTACTGGGGACCAGCTAATCGATGCCTTAGAG CTACTGGGAAGCTTCACAGACAAAGAGCGGGCCAGCATCGCACATCAACTCAAAGGAAAGCGGGTCTGGATAGGTATTAAGAAACTCCTCGTGCTCATCGAGATGTCAATGCAG ATGGATCCAGATTACAGAGTGACCAAATTCTTGTCTCTGCTTAGAGACGAGGGGGC
- the LOC113021414 gene encoding vesicle-fusing ATPase isoform X3, whose protein sequence is MATRTMQAARCPTDELSLTNCAVVSEKDLQSGQHVSVKTTPNHKFVFTVKTHHTVAAGSIAFSLPQRKWAGLSIGQEVEVANYNFDKSKQCIGAMTIEIDFLQKKSTDSSPYDSDKMAAEFIQQFNNQAFSVTQQLVFSFCDKLFGLVVKDIEAMDASILKGEPASGKKPQKIDVGLMVGNSQVIFEKAENSSLTLVGKAKTKEARQTIINPDWNFEKMGIGGLDKEFSDIFRRAFASRVFPPDIVEQMGCKHVKGIMLFGPPGCGKTLMARQIGKMLNAREPKVVNGPEILNKYVGESEANIRKLFAEAEEEQKRLGANSGLHIIIFDELDAICKQRGTGASSTGVHDTVVNQLLSKIDGVEQLNNILVIGMTNRPDLIDDALMRPGRFEVKMEIGLPDEKGRVQILNIHTNKMRSFNLLASDVNVKELAAETKNYSGAELEGLVRAAQSTAMNRHIKATSTVEVDMERAEKLQVTRDDFMGSLNNDIKPAFGTNQEDYSSYIMNGIIKWGDPVTHVLDDGELLVQQTKNSDRTPLVAVLLEGPPHSGKTALAAKIAEDSQFPFIKICSPDKMIGHSEISKCQAIKKVFDDAYKSQLSCVVVDDIERLLDYVPIGPRFSNLVLQALLVLLKKAPPKGRKLLIIGTTSRKDVLQEMEMLDAFSTTIHIPNISTGDQLIDALELLGSFTDKERASIAHQLKGKRVWIGIKKLLVLIEMSMQMDPDYRVTKFLSLLRDEGALNEGDQIRI, encoded by the exons ACATGTGAGTGTGAAGACCACACCCAACCACAAGTTTGTGTTTACAGTCAAGACCCACCACACTGTGGCTGCAGGAAGCATCGCCTTCAGCCTGCCACAg AGGAAATGGGCTGGTCTCTCCATAGGTCAGGAGGTGGAAG TGGCCAACTACAATTTTGACAAGTCCAAGCAGTGCATTGGCGCCATGACAATCGAAATCGACTTCCTGCAGAAGAAGAGTACTGACTCCTCTCCCTACGACTCAGACAAGATGGCCGCCGAGTTCATCCAGCAGTTCAACAACCAGGCCTTCTCTGTCACCCAGCAG CTAGTGTTTAGTTTCTGTGACAAGCTGTTTGGCTTGGTGGTAAAGGATATTGAGGCCATGGATGCCAGCATCCTCAAAGGAGAACCAGCGTCTGGAAAGAAACCGCAAAAG ATCGACGTCGGTCTGATGGTCGGCAACAGCCAGGTGATTTTTGAGAAGGCTGAGAATTCATCCCTCACACTAGTCG GCAAGGCAAAGACCAAGGAGGCACGACAGACAATCATCAACCCAGACTGGAACTTTGAAAAGATGGGAATTGGTGGCCTGGACAAGGAATTCTCAGACATTTTCCGCAGAGCCTTTGCCTCCCGAGTCTTTCCCCCTGACATTGTGGAGCAGATGG GCTGCAAGCACGTGAAGGGCATCATGCTGTTTGGACCACCAGGATGTGGCAAAACGCTGATGGCCAGGCAGATTGGCAAGATGCTCAATGCCCGCGAGCCGAAGGTCGTCAACGGCCCAGAGATCCTGAACAAGTACGTGGGAGAGTCTGAGGCTAACATCCGCAAACTGTTCGCCGAGGCTGAGGAGGAACAGAAGAGG CTGGGCGCTAACAGTGGCCTTCACATCATTATCTTTGACGAGCTGGACGCCATCTGCAAGCAGAGAGGAACGGGCGCCAGCAGCACAGGCGTGCACGACACTGTTGTCAACCAGCTTCTGTCCAAGATTGACGGCGTGGAGCAGCTTAACAACATCTTGGTCATTG GTATGACCAACAGGCCTGACTTGATAGATGACGCCCTGATGAGACCCGGCAGGTTTGAGGTGAAAATGGAAATCG GTCTTCCTGATGAAAAGGGACGCGTCCAGATCCTAAACATCCACACCAACAAGATGCGAAGCTTCAACCTTCTCGCTTCCGACGTCAACGTCAAGGAACTGGCAGCAGAAACTAAGAACTACAGCGGTGCAGAGCTGGAGGGTCTGGTCAGGGCTGCGCAGTCAACCGCCATGAACCGGCATATCAAG GCTACCTCTACAGTTGAGGTGGACATGGAAAGGGCAGAGAAGCTGCAGGTCACCAGAGATGACTTCATGGGATCCCTCAACAATGACATCAAACCA GCATTTGGTACCAACCAGGAGGACTACTCCAGCTACATCATGAATGGCATCATAAAATGGGGCGACCCAGTCACTCATGTTCTGGATGATGGAGAGCTGCTGGTACAGCAGACCAAGAACAGTGATCGCACACCACTTGTTGCTGTTTTACTGGAGG GCCCACCCCACAGTGGAAAGACAGCCCTGGCAGCTAAGATTGCAGAGGACTCACAGTTCCCCTTCATTAAGATTTGCTCTCCAGACAAGATGATTGGACACTCAGAGATCTCCAAGTGCCAGGCAATCAAAAAG GTCTTTGATGATGCTTATAAGTCTCAGCTGAGCTGTGTTGTGGTGGATGACATTGAGCGTTTGCTGGACTATGTGCCCATCGGTCCACGTTTCTCAAATCTGGTCCTTCAAGCTCTGCTGGTGCTACTCAAGAAAGCTCCACCcaag GGCCGGAAGCTGCTCATCATCGGCACCACCAGCAGGAAGGACGTCCTACAGGAGATGGAGATGTTAGATGCTTTTAGCACCACCATCCATATCCCCAACATCTCTACTGGGGACCAGCTAATCGATGCCTTAGAG CTACTGGGAAGCTTCACAGACAAAGAGCGGGCCAGCATCGCACATCAACTCAAAGGAAAGCGGGTCTGGATAGGTATTAAGAAACTCCTCGTGCTCATCGAGATGTCAATGCAG ATGGATCCAGATTACAGAGTGACCAAATTCTTGTCTCTGCTTAGAGACGAGGGGGC GTTGAATGAAGGTGACCAAATCCGAATATAA